The Gemmata palustris genome includes a region encoding these proteins:
- a CDS encoding alpha/beta hydrolase — translation MLTDPVTVPLSDSGHLTGTYHAATDRPDFAVLWVHGFGSHRGGEKAETVRAECTRRGWAFAAFDFRGHGTSSGTMHDLRASRLLEDLTAASAWLRARGHTRLGLVGSSMGGFASAWFAKRNPECVVGSVFLAPAFGFLERRWNTLTPEEQIAWVRTGRRLVKNEWVSVEIGIGLIEERDRFRPEDLVRGWRTPSLLFHGLADDVVPDSDSLFFARRVEYPHVELRLLKDGDHRLTAYKGAIAGATGAFFANLVGT, via the coding sequence ATGCTCACTGACCCCGTGACCGTCCCTCTATCCGATAGCGGTCACCTCACCGGCACCTATCACGCCGCCACCGACCGGCCGGATTTTGCGGTGCTGTGGGTCCACGGGTTCGGGAGCCACCGGGGCGGCGAGAAGGCGGAAACCGTGCGCGCCGAGTGTACCCGGCGCGGGTGGGCGTTCGCCGCGTTCGACTTCCGCGGGCACGGCACTTCGAGCGGAACCATGCACGACTTGCGCGCGAGTCGGCTGCTCGAAGACCTCACGGCGGCGAGCGCCTGGCTGCGAGCGCGCGGGCACACGCGCCTGGGCTTGGTCGGCTCCAGTATGGGCGGGTTCGCGTCCGCGTGGTTCGCGAAACGTAACCCGGAGTGTGTTGTTGGCTCCGTGTTCCTCGCGCCCGCGTTCGGGTTCCTGGAGCGCCGGTGGAACACCCTCACTCCCGAAGAGCAGATCGCCTGGGTACGAACAGGTCGGCGCCTCGTCAAAAACGAGTGGGTGAGCGTCGAAATCGGTATCGGGCTGATCGAAGAGCGCGACCGGTTCCGGCCGGAAGACCTGGTACGCGGGTGGCGCACGCCTTCACTGCTCTTTCACGGCCTCGCCGATGACGTCGTTCCCGACAGTGATAGTCTGTTCTTCGCGCGCCGCGTCGAGTACCCTCATGTAGAACTGCGTCTATTGAAAGACGGTGACCACCGGCTGACCGCGTATAAAGGCGCGATCGCGGGTGCCACCGGTGCGTTCTTCGCGAATCTCGTTGGGACCTGA
- a CDS encoding glycosyltransferase family 4 protein, producing the protein MRVLNIAVLDEELPFPLTSGKRIRTFNLLRRLATRHKVTVLCHRNPDRTEALDAEDAFRVAGIDTIVVDRAVPSKSGAGFYARLAGNLLSPLPYSVSTHASPELSEAVRTFANENAVDVWHCEWTPYAQVLLDALGEQIHSTAWSVMAHNVESLIWRRYVETADNSMKRWYIRKQLQKFERFERWAYSSATASIAVSREDAALMRTEFGATRVKVVDNGVDVDYFRPQRDVERDPAQMLFMGSLDWRPNQDAAEQLLNEVLPRVRAQVPHATAVLVGRRPPEWLRSLAAATPGAELHADVPDVRPFLARCGFLTVPLRIGGGSRLKILEALAAETPVVSTRVGAEGLELTPDRDLLVANTLDEMVKLTLDAIRRPEELQDTAERGRRQVLARYSWELLAERLDSVWTAVARKPALVEA; encoded by the coding sequence ATGCGCGTACTCAACATTGCGGTTCTGGACGAAGAGTTGCCGTTTCCGCTGACGTCTGGAAAGCGAATCCGCACCTTCAATTTGCTCCGGCGCCTCGCGACGCGGCACAAAGTGACGGTGCTCTGCCACCGGAACCCGGACCGCACCGAAGCCCTGGACGCCGAGGACGCATTTCGTGTGGCCGGCATCGACACGATCGTCGTGGATCGCGCGGTGCCATCGAAATCCGGTGCCGGCTTTTACGCGCGCCTAGCGGGGAACCTGCTTTCCCCTCTGCCGTACTCGGTCAGCACGCACGCCAGCCCCGAACTCTCCGAGGCGGTCCGCACGTTCGCGAACGAGAACGCGGTCGACGTGTGGCACTGTGAGTGGACCCCCTATGCCCAGGTGCTCCTGGACGCACTGGGGGAGCAAATCCACTCCACCGCGTGGAGCGTGATGGCGCACAATGTTGAATCGCTCATCTGGCGGCGCTACGTCGAGACGGCCGACAACTCGATGAAGCGGTGGTACATCCGCAAACAGTTGCAGAAATTTGAGCGATTCGAGCGCTGGGCCTATTCCTCCGCGACCGCGTCCATCGCAGTGAGTCGCGAGGACGCCGCGCTCATGCGCACGGAATTCGGCGCGACCCGCGTCAAAGTCGTTGATAACGGGGTGGACGTCGATTACTTCCGCCCGCAACGCGACGTCGAACGCGACCCGGCCCAAATGCTCTTCATGGGCAGCCTCGACTGGCGCCCGAACCAGGACGCCGCGGAGCAACTCCTCAACGAAGTTCTGCCCCGCGTGCGTGCCCAGGTTCCGCACGCGACGGCCGTTCTGGTGGGGCGCCGACCGCCCGAGTGGTTGCGCTCACTCGCCGCGGCAACGCCCGGCGCGGAACTTCACGCCGATGTGCCAGACGTGCGGCCCTTCCTCGCGCGCTGCGGGTTCCTCACGGTACCGCTCCGCATCGGCGGCGGTTCCCGGCTGAAGATCCTCGAAGCACTCGCGGCCGAAACGCCGGTCGTCAGCACGCGGGTTGGGGCCGAGGGGTTGGAGCTGACCCCGGATCGCGATTTGCTCGTTGCGAACACGCTCGACGAAATGGTGAAACTCACGCTCGACGCGATCCGGCGCCCGGAAGAACTGCAAGACACCGCCGAACGCGGCCGGCGCCAGGTTCTGGCTCGCTATTCCTGGGAACTGCTCGCCGAACGGCTCGATAGCGTGTGGACCGCGGTCGCACGCAAACCGGCTCTGGTCGAGGCCTAA
- a CDS encoding DUF4139 domain-containing protein produces MFRAKWLLWGVPVAGAVGLGVGVDQWLSAAGEAKQDLKPATTLPITRVVLFNSGVGYFSRSGEVEGEARVDLTFPESDVNDLLKSMVLEDFGNGRISAVSYDSREPIARTLSSFAINLNNNPTFAGIIGQLRGERIEVAVSATAANQPGKLNGTIVGVEKQKVPAGAQTIDAEVLNMWCAEGMRAIKMADIQSLRFSNPVIESEFRRALEVLALSHDSQKKAVQLHFAGEGKRKVQVGYVIDAPIWKTSYRLLMNEKEKPYLQGWAMVENPTDEDWSTVKMALVSGRPISFKMDLYNPLYINRPTVEPELFASLRPVTYSGGFKSNHNGPVDGPPGESAKFDEAKPGGMGGKGFGARWGAMPKGAAAPVPLSLAEADHKNDGRYAKDTAADLARRLNTGTVGNAATAGALGDFFQYTIDHPVTLVRQKSALLPIVGKEIEGTRVSIYNAGVQAKHPLLGLRLKNTSGAHLNQGPITVFEGSTYAGDTRVLDVQPNEERLLSYAIDLGTEVDPKAGAGKQKITSVKAVKGIVTTTTKVTEETTYKAINRSQTDRALLIEHPNRTSQQFKLVDTDKPAEDTPEVLRFQIQVKAGETKSHTIKEERDDVSTIALTNGAEDQIRYFVALNEISASLKQKLNEALKIKGTWDHTARELNQVNADLQRFTTDQDRIRKNLRETPKESEVYATYLKKLSDQEKEIDALTAKQKGLVADEFQARKKYEDYLANISD; encoded by the coding sequence ATGTTTCGCGCGAAGTGGCTGCTGTGGGGCGTTCCGGTCGCGGGCGCGGTCGGGTTGGGTGTGGGCGTCGATCAATGGCTCAGCGCGGCGGGCGAAGCGAAACAAGACCTGAAACCCGCGACCACGCTCCCGATCACCCGCGTGGTGCTGTTCAACAGTGGCGTCGGGTACTTCTCGCGCTCGGGCGAAGTCGAGGGCGAAGCGCGGGTGGACCTCACGTTCCCAGAATCGGACGTGAACGACCTGCTCAAGAGCATGGTCCTCGAGGATTTCGGAAACGGTCGCATCAGCGCCGTCTCCTACGACTCCCGCGAGCCCATCGCACGCACGCTCAGCTCGTTCGCGATCAACTTAAACAACAACCCGACGTTCGCGGGAATCATCGGCCAGTTGCGCGGCGAGCGCATCGAGGTTGCGGTCAGCGCGACCGCAGCGAACCAACCCGGTAAGCTCAACGGCACCATCGTCGGTGTCGAGAAGCAGAAAGTCCCGGCCGGGGCGCAGACCATCGACGCCGAAGTGCTCAATATGTGGTGCGCGGAGGGGATGCGCGCCATCAAGATGGCCGACATCCAGTCACTGCGGTTCTCGAACCCGGTGATCGAGAGCGAGTTCCGTCGCGCCCTAGAAGTGCTGGCGCTGAGCCACGATTCTCAGAAGAAGGCGGTACAGTTGCACTTCGCGGGTGAGGGCAAGCGCAAGGTCCAGGTCGGCTACGTGATCGATGCCCCGATCTGGAAGACCTCGTACCGCCTACTGATGAATGAGAAGGAGAAGCCGTACCTGCAGGGCTGGGCGATGGTCGAGAACCCGACCGACGAGGACTGGTCCACGGTCAAAATGGCGCTCGTGTCCGGGCGCCCGATCAGCTTCAAGATGGACCTGTACAACCCGCTCTACATCAACCGACCCACCGTCGAACCCGAACTCTTCGCCTCGCTCCGACCTGTCACCTACTCGGGCGGGTTCAAGAGTAATCACAACGGGCCAGTCGATGGGCCACCGGGAGAAAGCGCGAAGTTCGACGAAGCCAAACCCGGAGGTATGGGGGGCAAAGGCTTCGGAGCGCGCTGGGGCGCGATGCCAAAGGGCGCCGCAGCGCCCGTGCCCTTAAGCCTTGCTGAAGCGGATCATAAAAACGACGGCAGGTATGCGAAAGACACAGCCGCGGATTTGGCCCGGCGCCTGAACACCGGCACGGTCGGCAACGCGGCGACGGCTGGGGCGCTGGGGGACTTCTTCCAGTACACGATCGACCACCCGGTCACGCTGGTCCGGCAGAAGAGCGCGCTGCTTCCCATCGTCGGGAAGGAAATCGAAGGCACGCGGGTGAGTATCTACAACGCGGGCGTGCAAGCCAAGCACCCGTTGCTCGGGCTGCGTCTCAAGAACACGAGCGGCGCGCACTTGAACCAGGGACCGATCACGGTGTTCGAGGGGAGCACTTACGCCGGGGACACCCGCGTACTCGATGTTCAACCCAACGAAGAACGCTTACTCTCCTACGCGATCGACCTGGGCACCGAGGTCGATCCCAAGGCGGGCGCGGGGAAGCAGAAGATCACCAGCGTCAAGGCCGTGAAAGGCATCGTGACGACCACCACGAAGGTCACAGAAGAGACGACGTACAAGGCGATCAACCGCTCACAGACGGACCGCGCGCTGTTGATCGAGCACCCGAACCGGACGAGTCAGCAGTTCAAGTTGGTGGACACCGACAAGCCGGCCGAGGACACGCCCGAGGTGCTCCGGTTCCAGATCCAGGTCAAGGCCGGTGAAACCAAGTCGCACACAATCAAAGAAGAACGCGACGACGTGAGCACGATCGCGCTGACCAACGGCGCGGAAGACCAGATCCGGTACTTCGTGGCCCTGAACGAAATCAGTGCGAGTCTCAAACAGAAGCTCAACGAGGCGCTCAAGATCAAGGGCACCTGGGACCACACCGCGCGCGAACTGAATCAGGTGAACGCGGACCTCCAGCGGTTCACGACGGACCAGGACCGGATTCGGAAGAACCTGCGCGAGACCCCGAAGGAATCCGAGGTGTACGCGACGTACCTGAAGAAGCTCTCGGACCAAGAGAAGGAGATCGACGCGCTCACGGCCAAGCAGAAGGGGCTCGTGGCCGACGAGTTCCAGGCGCGCAAGAAGTACGAAGACTACCTCGCCAACATCTCTGACTGA
- a CDS encoding HesA/MoeB/ThiF family protein → MHLFQIGAGSGGMAVLDLLARDPGVSRVTLVEPDIYAPHNVYRHLFPPSSVGRLKAELAREWVCAIRPDIAFEARIEDITDPARQAEFARIAAECDLGVCAADNEAAKFAFDALMRGAGKPWTLGEVLSGGIGGWVHRFAPGAACYGCVASYLKREVIEQPNGPPPDYSNPTAAQPETTVPASKASIAVIAGMHALVTLEMQRQPNPLTPFPKKEGGTEPKTTDITLPEMVLSPSPLGGGVGEGFQTEPALSLLFSLQVVPGVFDTAFRTHRLRIPRSPTCLVCGTTAPVPTGDQLDAAVDDALARLGAR, encoded by the coding sequence ATGCACCTGTTCCAAATCGGCGCGGGCAGCGGCGGAATGGCCGTACTCGATCTCCTCGCCCGCGACCCGGGAGTCAGCCGCGTCACGCTCGTCGAACCCGACATCTACGCCCCACACAACGTCTACCGGCACCTGTTCCCGCCCTCCTCCGTTGGGCGCCTTAAGGCCGAACTCGCGCGCGAGTGGGTGTGCGCGATCCGCCCCGACATCGCGTTCGAGGCGCGCATCGAAGACATCACCGATCCCGCGCGCCAAGCCGAGTTCGCGCGAATCGCGGCGGAGTGTGATCTGGGCGTGTGCGCCGCGGACAACGAAGCTGCGAAGTTCGCGTTCGACGCACTCATGCGTGGCGCGGGGAAGCCGTGGACGCTCGGCGAGGTGCTGAGCGGGGGCATCGGCGGGTGGGTGCATCGCTTCGCGCCGGGCGCTGCGTGCTACGGTTGCGTCGCGAGCTACCTGAAGCGCGAAGTGATCGAACAGCCGAACGGCCCCCCGCCGGACTACAGCAACCCGACCGCCGCGCAGCCCGAAACGACCGTCCCCGCGAGCAAAGCGAGCATCGCGGTGATCGCCGGAATGCACGCACTGGTGACGCTGGAGATGCAAAGGCAACCTAACCCCCTAACCCCCTTCCCTAAAAAGGAAGGGGGAACAGAACCCAAAACAACCGACATCACACTGCCCGAGATGGTTTTAAGCCCCTCTCCCCTTGGGGGAGGGGTTGGGGAGGGGTTTCAGACAGAGCCCGCCCTCAGCCTCCTTTTCTCACTCCAAGTGGTGCCGGGGGTGTTCGACACCGCGTTCCGCACGCACCGGTTGCGTATCCCGCGCTCCCCTACCTGTTTAGTCTGTGGCACGACCGCCCCCGTACCGACCGGAGACCAACTCGATGCCGCAGTGGACGACGCCCTGGCTCGCCTGGGCGCGCGATAA
- a CDS encoding putative quinol monooxygenase, translating into MFRALLITAPLALLVVATPTPAADENPVVALIKSKVKDEKKPFALLVTFKVKAGNEKKFEEAFAPALVATRKEPGCVAYFLNRDPDEPTTYVMYEHFKGIAALEAHMKEKHTGTLLGTVVPMCEGDPKIKVLAVPE; encoded by the coding sequence ATGTTTCGTGCGTTGCTAATCACCGCTCCTCTTGCGCTGCTTGTTGTTGCTACCCCAACCCCTGCGGCCGATGAGAACCCGGTCGTCGCGCTCATTAAGTCGAAGGTCAAGGACGAGAAGAAGCCGTTCGCGCTCCTGGTCACGTTCAAGGTGAAAGCGGGTAACGAGAAGAAATTCGAGGAAGCGTTCGCACCGGCGCTAGTCGCCACGCGGAAGGAACCGGGGTGCGTCGCGTACTTCCTCAACCGCGACCCGGACGAACCCACCACTTACGTGATGTACGAGCACTTCAAGGGCATCGCCGCGCTCGAAGCTCACATGAAGGAAAAACACACCGGGACGCTGCTCGGGACCGTGGTTCCGATGTGTGAGGGCGACCCGAAGATCAAGGTTCTGGCCGTCCCGGAGTAA
- a CDS encoding DUF6968 family protein: protein MDPIAERTLVCLYPDGASVPVQLLIGQPRPHPKGDWCCEVSGEGMRLWTGTSTIVGIDSWQALLLSLRFLRAMLEAEVERGALLHGPDGITVISPEELFGETGQS, encoded by the coding sequence TTGGACCCAATTGCTGAAAGGACGCTGGTGTGCCTCTATCCAGATGGGGCAAGCGTACCTGTCCAACTTCTCATCGGGCAGCCACGTCCTCATCCAAAAGGCGATTGGTGCTGTGAAGTGTCCGGCGAAGGAATGCGCCTGTGGACGGGCACAAGCACCATCGTCGGTATTGACTCCTGGCAAGCCCTGCTGCTTAGTTTACGTTTTCTCCGAGCGATGCTTGAGGCTGAGGTGGAACGAGGAGCACTTCTCCACGGGCCAGACGGTATCACTGTCATCAGCCCCGAAGAACTCTTTGGGGAAACAGGTCAGAGTTAG
- a CDS encoding N-acetylglucosamine-6-phosphate deacetylase, whose translation MAVTVFTNATLVLPDKLVPNASLAIERGRILEVGTATKGTIDLGGMYLTPGFVDLHVHGGDGADFMDGTAEAFRAVCRCHARHGTTSLTPTSTVATGPQYDQFLALCGELYGDVPGGARIIGSHFYGPYFARPARGCHPDQEFLVPKPENADRFTKLAERMPLVVTVAPEIENAEWLVRTYAPRGVRFNAGHSHGTFSQVEAAVSWGVRHIDHLFCAMSDRARLRVSQAFPMRGGMLEATLYFDELTTEVIADGKHLSPDLLRLAYKVKGPDRLALVTDSMRAVDQPDGEYWFGASGSGERVLKKDGVGVTLDGTALASCVMGMDHCLRTMHFSAGVPLPEAVRMASLTPARILGVEKDVGSLEVGKSADLVVLDRTLHVQQVFVGGERVNGVA comes from the coding sequence ATGGCTGTAACGGTTTTCACGAACGCGACACTCGTGCTCCCGGACAAGCTCGTGCCGAACGCGAGTTTAGCGATCGAGCGCGGGCGCATTTTGGAAGTCGGGACCGCGACCAAAGGCACGATCGATCTCGGCGGGATGTACCTCACTCCGGGGTTCGTGGACCTGCACGTTCACGGCGGCGACGGGGCCGACTTCATGGACGGCACCGCGGAGGCGTTTCGCGCTGTTTGCCGGTGTCACGCGCGTCACGGGACCACGAGTCTCACGCCCACGAGCACCGTCGCGACCGGTCCGCAGTACGACCAGTTTCTCGCACTGTGCGGGGAACTGTACGGCGACGTCCCCGGTGGTGCGCGGATCATCGGGAGCCACTTTTACGGCCCGTACTTCGCGCGCCCGGCCCGCGGGTGCCACCCGGACCAGGAGTTCCTGGTTCCCAAACCCGAGAACGCGGACCGCTTCACGAAGCTCGCCGAACGGATGCCCCTCGTGGTGACGGTCGCGCCCGAAATCGAGAACGCGGAGTGGCTGGTACGCACCTACGCCCCGCGCGGGGTACGGTTCAACGCGGGGCACAGCCACGGTACGTTTTCGCAGGTAGAAGCCGCGGTGTCGTGGGGCGTGCGGCACATCGACCATCTGTTCTGTGCGATGTCCGACCGCGCCCGGTTGCGGGTCTCGCAGGCGTTCCCGATGCGCGGCGGGATGCTCGAAGCGACGCTGTATTTTGACGAACTCACGACGGAAGTCATTGCGGATGGTAAGCACCTGTCGCCGGACTTGTTGCGGCTCGCGTACAAGGTAAAGGGACCGGACCGGCTCGCGCTGGTGACCGATTCGATGCGCGCGGTAGACCAGCCCGACGGCGAATACTGGTTCGGCGCGAGCGGCAGCGGGGAGCGCGTGCTGAAGAAGGACGGCGTGGGCGTCACGCTCGATGGGACCGCACTCGCATCGTGCGTAATGGGAATGGACCACTGCTTGCGGACGATGCACTTCTCGGCCGGTGTGCCGCTGCCCGAAGCGGTGCGGATGGCATCACTCACGCCCGCTCGCATCCTCGGCGTGGAAAAAGACGTGGGCAGCCTGGAAGTCGGGAAGAGCGCGGATTTGGTCGTGCTCGATCGCACACTGCACGTGCAACAGGTGTTCGTCGGTGGCGAACGTGTGAACGGGGTTGCGTAG
- the hpnC gene encoding squalene synthase HpnC: protein MSDARAYCARVAKSHYENFTVVSLLLPRRLIRHFHAVYAYCRWSDDLADETGGGQRALDLIGWWREQLRECYSSVSRAGAFVPRHPVMVALRETIRRFNIPPEPFLDLLVAFEQDQRVKRYDTFDQLLGYCRNSANPVGRLVLYLFECFDEERAGLSDEVCIGLQIANFWQDVSRDLDIGRVYLPAEDRQKYGCTDDDLDARRCTPAFRSLMRFEVQRAREYFARGAALLPLLPREARVDVELFIRGGEAILSAIERRDYDVWTQRPEVTKLAKVKLLLGAVAKKFL from the coding sequence TTGAGCGACGCACGCGCGTACTGCGCGCGCGTCGCGAAGTCGCACTACGAGAACTTCACGGTCGTCTCGCTGCTCCTCCCGCGCCGGCTGATTCGGCACTTCCACGCGGTCTACGCTTACTGCCGCTGGTCGGATGACCTCGCGGACGAAACCGGCGGCGGGCAGCGCGCGCTCGACCTCATCGGGTGGTGGCGCGAGCAACTCCGTGAGTGCTACTCATCGGTGAGCAGGGCGGGTGCGTTCGTCCCACGTCACCCGGTCATGGTCGCCCTTCGCGAAACGATTCGACGCTTCAACATTCCGCCGGAACCGTTCCTCGACCTGCTCGTCGCGTTCGAGCAGGACCAGCGGGTGAAGCGGTACGACACCTTCGACCAACTTCTCGGATACTGCCGCAACTCCGCCAACCCGGTCGGGCGGTTGGTGCTGTACCTGTTCGAGTGCTTCGACGAGGAACGCGCAGGGCTATCGGACGAGGTTTGTATCGGGCTGCAGATCGCGAACTTCTGGCAGGACGTGTCGCGCGATCTCGATATCGGTCGCGTTTACCTCCCTGCTGAAGACCGCCAGAAGTACGGCTGCACCGATGACGACTTGGACGCGCGCCGGTGTACGCCCGCGTTCCGTTCGCTCATGCGTTTTGAAGTTCAACGCGCTCGTGAATACTTCGCTCGCGGTGCGGCGCTACTCCCACTTTTGCCACGCGAGGCGCGCGTGGATGTGGAACTGTTCATCCGCGGCGGTGAAGCGATTCTCAGCGCCATCGAGCGCCGGGATTACGACGTGTGGACACAGCGCCCCGAAGTGACCAAACTGGCGAAGGTGAAACTGCTGCTCGGCGCGGTGGCCAAGAAATTTCTGTAG
- a CDS encoding site-2 protease family protein: MLVEPERTAYDLRFRVLRFPVRVHPWFWIGTALMGSRVLDAGPEFFLAWIAVVFVALLVHELGHALAFRWYGSGAHIVLFAFYGLAIPTHEVFGRGRRITISLAGPFAGFLLCGLVYGSNAILGWAGDDAPPLVWYLYRALFLVNLLWGLMNLLPVFPLDGGHVSREVCGWFWGTRGKRVSLRLSFGCALLMVAYSLFCAMDARGAGAGFTTQLPWWFPPGTVFTAILFGYFAYQNYQELGRITWGDTHWDDRLPWER; this comes from the coding sequence GTGCTGGTGGAACCGGAACGAACAGCATACGACCTCCGGTTCCGCGTGCTGCGGTTCCCGGTGCGTGTCCACCCGTGGTTCTGGATCGGCACCGCGCTCATGGGATCGCGGGTGCTCGACGCCGGACCCGAATTCTTCCTCGCGTGGATCGCGGTTGTGTTTGTGGCACTGTTGGTCCACGAACTTGGCCACGCGCTCGCGTTCCGGTGGTACGGCTCGGGCGCACATATTGTCCTGTTCGCCTTTTATGGATTGGCAATACCGACGCACGAAGTGTTCGGCCGCGGGCGGCGCATCACCATCTCCCTTGCAGGACCGTTCGCGGGTTTCTTGCTGTGTGGGCTCGTGTACGGCTCGAACGCGATACTGGGCTGGGCCGGTGATGACGCGCCGCCCTTAGTTTGGTACCTCTATCGCGCACTGTTCTTGGTCAACCTGCTTTGGGGCCTTATGAACCTCTTACCAGTATTCCCGCTCGACGGTGGGCACGTGAGCCGTGAGGTGTGTGGGTGGTTCTGGGGCACCCGAGGTAAGCGGGTATCGCTAAGACTATCGTTCGGCTGCGCGCTGCTGATGGTCGCGTACTCGCTGTTCTGCGCGATGGACGCGCGTGGCGCGGGGGCCGGTTTCACAACCCAGTTACCGTGGTGGTTTCCACCAGGTACTGTGTTTACCGCGATTCTGTTCGGCTACTTCGCGTATCAGAACTACCAGGAACTCGGCCGCATCACTTGGGGAGATACCCATTGGGACGATCGACTCCCGTGGGAGCGCTAG
- a CDS encoding PhoPQ-activated pathogenicity-related family protein, protein MRFFTLALAALVALPALARSAPEAPPALPTDLVDYVTKKDDSFSWKLAGKQETDKGTIYDIDLVSQTWHEIVWDHKLQVIVPKGAKPRATMVLWNQGGTPNPTSGLLGLALAERIKAPIAFLYGVPKQPLFGGKKEDTLIAETFVRYLETKDGSWPLLFPMVKSVVKAMDALQAFAKEEWKFEVKSFVITGASKRGWTSWLTAATGDKRVKAIAPLVIDTLNMPVQMKNQVAAFGKPSEMIHDYTERKLVPIPDTADGKKLWQMVDPWVYRDKITVPKMILNGANDPYWPLDALNTYWDDLKGEKWVLYVPNAGHDLREMDKEGKKELLPARAVNTLAAFCYCQIFDKPMPGMSWACDEKAGVCRLEVTSAAKTTGTHVWTAESDTRDFRKVRWVEDNSAKFPVTVRAPEKGFRAFYAEIEYELDGLKFNLCTQLRILEAKK, encoded by the coding sequence TTGCGCTTCTTCACCCTCGCCCTCGCCGCGCTCGTGGCGCTGCCGGCCCTGGCCCGTTCCGCCCCAGAAGCTCCCCCCGCTCTACCGACCGACCTGGTGGACTACGTCACCAAGAAGGACGATTCCTTCTCGTGGAAGCTCGCGGGCAAACAGGAGACGGACAAGGGAACGATCTACGACATCGATCTCGTCTCGCAGACGTGGCACGAGATCGTGTGGGACCACAAGCTCCAGGTGATCGTGCCGAAGGGCGCGAAGCCGCGGGCGACGATGGTGCTGTGGAACCAGGGGGGCACGCCCAACCCCACGTCCGGGCTCCTGGGGCTGGCGCTCGCGGAGCGGATCAAGGCGCCGATCGCGTTCCTGTACGGGGTGCCGAAACAGCCGCTGTTCGGCGGCAAGAAGGAAGACACGCTCATCGCCGAGACGTTCGTCCGGTACCTCGAAACGAAGGACGGTTCGTGGCCGCTCCTGTTCCCGATGGTCAAGAGCGTGGTGAAGGCGATGGACGCGCTCCAGGCGTTCGCGAAAGAGGAATGGAAGTTCGAGGTGAAGTCGTTCGTGATCACCGGCGCCTCGAAGCGCGGGTGGACCTCGTGGTTGACCGCCGCGACCGGTGACAAGCGCGTGAAGGCCATCGCGCCGCTCGTGATCGACACGCTCAACATGCCGGTTCAAATGAAGAACCAGGTGGCCGCGTTCGGGAAGCCGAGCGAAATGATCCACGACTACACCGAGCGCAAACTGGTGCCGATCCCGGACACGGCCGACGGGAAGAAACTGTGGCAGATGGTCGACCCGTGGGTGTACCGCGACAAGATCACGGTACCCAAGATGATTCTCAACGGGGCGAACGACCCGTACTGGCCGCTCGACGCGCTCAACACGTACTGGGACGACCTGAAGGGCGAGAAGTGGGTGCTGTACGTGCCCAACGCCGGGCACGACCTCCGCGAGATGGACAAGGAGGGGAAGAAGGAACTGCTCCCGGCCCGCGCGGTGAACACGCTCGCGGCGTTCTGCTACTGCCAGATCTTCGATAAGCCGATGCCCGGGATGTCGTGGGCGTGCGACGAGAAGGCGGGCGTGTGCCGCCTGGAAGTCACGTCCGCGGCCAAGACGACCGGGACGCACGTGTGGACGGCGGAATCCGACACGCGCGACTTCCGCAAGGTGCGGTGGGTCGAGGACAACAGCGCGAAATTCCCCGTTACGGTCCGCGCCCCGGAGAAGGGGTTCCGGGCGTTCTACGCCGAAATCGAGTACGAACTCGACGGGCTGAAGTTCAACCTCTGCACGCAGCTCCGCATTTTGGAAGCAAAGAAGTAA